From the genome of Methanorbis furvi:
TGCCGAGCAGGGTCTGAACGAATGCGATGGATCTGACGTTGTCGACACCAACGGTGTGCTGGGTGATACCAAGGCAGTGGACGAATGCGGTTTTGTGCTGGCATTCGTGGAGCCAGGTGAGGGCCTGTTCGATCTTTTCTGCGGGGACTCCACAGATTGCGGAGGTGTTTTCGATGCTGTATTTGTCCTGGGTGACGCATGCTTTGAGTTCGTCGTAGCCGTTGGTACGGTTTTTGACGAACTCTTCGTCAACCCATCCACGCTCGATGATCTGTTTCATGAGACAGTTGAGGAGCTGGATGTCGGTTCCCGGGTAGTGCTGGATGTGCAGGTGGGCCTG
Proteins encoded in this window:
- a CDS encoding molybdopterin oxidoreductase family protein, with the translated sequence QAHLHIQHYPGTDIQLLNCLMKQIIERGWVDEEFVKNRTNGYDELKACVTQDKYSIENTSAICGVPAEKIEQALTWLHECQHKTAFVHCLGITQHTVGVDNVRSIAFVQTLLGNIGKPGCGVNALRGQNNVQGSCDMGALPNVYAGYLKVTDPDAAKKVADYWGVSEIPNGKLGLHIPEMLETLEEHPDKLKCMYLMGENPVISDPDSKNVEKGMDNC